In Chryseobacterium geocarposphaerae, the following are encoded in one genomic region:
- the mutY gene encoding A/G-specific adenine glycosylase, producing MEKNNSGSGFKHIGNTLLHWYKNNARDLPFRQTKDPYKIWICEIVFQQTRINQGLNHYNNFIRRFPDVKTLAEADEDEVLLHWKGLGYYSRAINIHKAAKQIMTDYHGSFPSEYEEILKLKGVGKYTAAAISSICFNGKMPAVDGNFYRVLSRFFADDFDISNSRAFNYFSELATLIMPENVGDFNQAMMDLGSEICKPKSPLCEECPLQENCLAFSLQKTSYFPVKTKKVKAEDLQLTYYFVHRNGQFLIQQRKDDFIWKKLFEFLPEISEELKQFIKGVKNVNHKLTHKNLSIEIFDVEITSDAIWKVLIASNQYIISDFKNFHEKSFPKPLENYIQNSLKD from the coding sequence TTGGAAAAGAATAACAGCGGTTCAGGCTTTAAACATATAGGTAACACACTTCTTCACTGGTACAAAAACAATGCAAGAGATTTGCCTTTCAGGCAGACAAAAGATCCTTATAAAATCTGGATCTGTGAGATCGTTTTCCAGCAGACCAGAATTAACCAGGGACTTAATCATTATAACAATTTTATCAGAAGATTTCCGGATGTAAAGACATTGGCAGAAGCTGATGAAGATGAGGTTTTGTTACATTGGAAAGGATTGGGATATTATTCAAGAGCCATCAATATTCATAAGGCGGCAAAACAGATCATGACAGATTATCATGGCAGTTTTCCTTCCGAATACGAAGAGATTCTGAAACTGAAAGGTGTTGGAAAGTATACTGCAGCGGCAATTTCAAGTATCTGTTTTAATGGAAAAATGCCCGCGGTTGATGGTAACTTTTACCGTGTTCTGAGTCGTTTTTTTGCTGATGATTTTGATATATCCAATTCAAGGGCCTTTAATTACTTTTCTGAACTGGCTACTTTGATCATGCCAGAAAACGTTGGGGATTTTAATCAGGCCATGATGGATTTGGGCTCCGAAATCTGCAAACCTAAAAGTCCTCTTTGCGAAGAATGCCCTCTCCAAGAAAATTGTTTGGCTTTTTCTTTGCAGAAAACGTCTTATTTTCCTGTTAAAACCAAAAAAGTAAAAGCTGAAGATCTTCAACTGACTTATTATTTTGTTCACAGAAACGGTCAGTTTTTAATTCAGCAAAGAAAAGATGATTTCATCTGGAAAAAATTATTTGAGTTTTTACCGGAAATTTCTGAAGAACTGAAACAATTCATTAAAGGAGTAAAAAATGTAAATCATAAGCTGACCCATAAGAATTTAAGTATTGAGATTTTTGATGTGGAGATAACCTCAGATGCTATTTGGAAAGTATTGATTGCCTCTAATCAGTATATCATTTCTGACTTTAAAAACTTCCACGAAAAGTCATTTCCTAAACCTTTGGAAAACTATATTCAAAACTCACTGAAAGACTGA
- a CDS encoding M13 family metallopeptidase, with amino-acid sequence MKKLNIGILAFSGLVFLNSCGTTKTAETQKPETMKDVVVEQVKKEEVKEEGLNLSYMDKTVRPQDDFFSYVNGNWVKTTQIPSDKASWGSFNALRENVDDASLDILNKILSETYPAGSEGHKIQNLYASFMDISKRNAEGLAPIKGDLAKIDAIKNLNDLQKYLLEATKLGDNSFYGWRVGADMKNSNMNAVYLGGPDLGLGRDYYQKVNEANTKTLAEYQSYVGKLFGVLGYKNSESAAKNVVDFEKQLANYLLTLEQNRDANLRYNPKNVSELPALVKNVNLPKYLKEAGVNTDRVIIGELKYYQNMDSFLTQKNLPLLKDYLKYHLINGNASNLDENLEQIRFDFYSKYLQGQKEQRPMNKRGLSLVNSVLGEAFGKLYVEKYFTPEAKAQMETYIDYILKSFKQHINDIDWMSPETKVKAQEKLSKFTVKIAYPDKWKDYTQLKVESPKAGATLYSNLQNVSAWQYQRSLDKVGKPVDKTEWGMTPQTVNAYYSGSNNEIVFPAAILQPPFYNPKADAAVNFGGIGAVIGHEISHGFDDSGSRFDGDGNLNNWWTEADRKNFDAKVGQLAAQYSGYEPVKGSFVNGKFTSGENIGDLGGVAVAYDALQMYLKDKGNPGLISGFTQDQRFFMSWATVWRTKATDQYMVNQVKTDPHSPGVFRAFGPLVNQDAFIKAFDIKPGDKMYKAPQDRIKIW; translated from the coding sequence ATGAAAAAGCTAAATATTGGAATACTTGCCTTTTCGGGTTTGGTATTTTTAAATTCGTGTGGAACGACAAAGACTGCTGAAACTCAAAAACCAGAAACGATGAAAGACGTTGTTGTAGAACAGGTGAAAAAAGAGGAAGTAAAAGAAGAAGGACTCAATTTATCTTATATGGATAAAACGGTGCGTCCGCAAGATGATTTTTTTAGCTATGTGAACGGAAACTGGGTGAAAACGACTCAGATTCCTTCAGACAAGGCAAGTTGGGGATCTTTCAATGCATTGAGAGAAAATGTGGATGATGCTTCTTTGGATATTTTAAACAAAATTTTATCAGAAACTTATCCTGCGGGCTCTGAAGGGCATAAAATCCAGAACCTGTATGCTTCGTTTATGGATATAAGTAAAAGAAATGCAGAAGGATTAGCTCCTATCAAAGGGGATCTGGCAAAAATTGATGCCATCAAAAATCTTAATGATCTTCAGAAATATCTTTTGGAAGCGACAAAATTAGGAGATAATTCTTTTTATGGATGGAGAGTCGGTGCCGATATGAAGAATTCTAACATGAATGCTGTGTATCTTGGCGGTCCGGATTTGGGATTGGGGAGAGATTACTATCAGAAAGTTAATGAAGCCAACACAAAAACTTTGGCAGAATATCAGTCTTACGTTGGAAAACTGTTCGGAGTATTAGGATATAAAAATTCTGAATCGGCTGCGAAAAATGTTGTTGATTTTGAAAAACAGTTGGCCAATTATTTACTGACGCTTGAGCAAAACAGAGATGCCAATTTAAGATACAATCCGAAAAATGTATCAGAATTACCTGCTTTGGTAAAAAATGTAAACCTTCCGAAATATTTGAAAGAAGCCGGTGTAAATACAGACAGAGTAATCATTGGCGAACTGAAGTATTACCAAAATATGGATTCGTTCCTCACACAGAAGAACCTTCCGTTGCTGAAAGATTATTTAAAATATCACTTAATCAATGGTAATGCGAGTAATCTGGATGAAAATTTGGAACAGATCAGATTCGATTTTTATTCCAAATATCTTCAGGGACAGAAAGAGCAGCGCCCGATGAATAAAAGAGGACTTTCTCTCGTAAACAGTGTTCTTGGTGAAGCTTTCGGGAAATTATACGTTGAAAAATACTTTACACCTGAAGCAAAAGCTCAGATGGAAACCTATATTGACTATATTTTGAAATCATTCAAACAGCATATCAATGATATAGACTGGATGTCTCCGGAAACTAAAGTGAAAGCTCAGGAAAAGCTGTCAAAATTCACCGTGAAAATTGCTTATCCGGACAAATGGAAAGATTATACCCAGTTAAAAGTGGAATCTCCAAAAGCAGGGGCAACTTTATATTCCAATCTTCAGAATGTTTCCGCTTGGCAATATCAGAGAAGTCTGGATAAAGTAGGAAAACCTGTTGACAAAACAGAATGGGGGATGACACCTCAAACGGTGAATGCGTATTACAGCGGATCAAATAACGAAATTGTTTTCCCTGCTGCCATTCTTCAGCCGCCTTTCTATAATCCTAAAGCAGATGCAGCCGTTAATTTCGGTGGAATCGGAGCAGTTATCGGTCACGAAATTTCTCACGGATTTGACGACAGCGGTTCAAGATTTGATGGAGATGGTAACTTAAATAATTGGTGGACCGAAGCGGATCGTAAGAATTTTGACGCCAAAGTAGGTCAGTTGGCAGCGCAGTACAGCGGTTATGAACCGGTAAAAGGAAGCTTTGTAAACGGTAAATTTACAAGTGGAGAAAATATCGGAGACTTAGGAGGTGTTGCTGTTGCGTATGATGCATTACAAATGTATCTTAAAGACAAAGGGAACCCTGGATTAATCAGCGGTTTCACGCAGGATCAGAGATTTTTCATGAGCTGGGCAACGGTTTGGAGAACGAAGGCAACAGATCAGTACATGGTAAACCAGGTAAAAACAGACCCACACTCGCCGGGAGTTTTCAGGGCATTTGGGCCATTGGTAAATCAGGATGCATTTATTAAGGCATTTGATATAAAACCGGGAGATAAAATGTATAAGGCTCCTCAGGACAGAATAAAAATTTGGTAA
- a CDS encoding alpha/beta fold hydrolase, whose amino-acid sequence MQGKISDVNGKKLYIEYQNSFENKPTIVFLHDSLGSAQLWRDFPSKLSEATQCNLLVYDRLGYGKSFPMPTHERENNYMETEADILNDILNTFNINDVILFGHSDGATIALITASKYPEKIRATICEAGHIFVEDVTVKGVKDALEAYQTTNLPERLQKYHRDKVPMMVKAWTKIWLSERFRSWNIEYLLKDIQCPLLFIQGEADEYGTLNQVEKTISQVSGSAEKFIIPNIGHTPHKECPELVLNRAVEFINNVMNHQ is encoded by the coding sequence ATGCAAGGGAAAATAAGTGATGTAAACGGTAAAAAACTTTATATAGAATATCAGAATTCATTTGAAAATAAACCTACCATTGTCTTTTTGCATGATTCTTTAGGTTCTGCACAACTTTGGAGGGATTTTCCTTCAAAATTATCTGAAGCCACTCAATGCAATCTTCTTGTCTATGATCGTTTGGGATATGGAAAGTCTTTTCCTATGCCTACTCACGAAAGAGAAAACAATTACATGGAAACCGAAGCGGATATTCTGAATGATATTTTGAATACGTTCAATATCAATGATGTCATTCTTTTCGGGCATAGTGATGGAGCTACAATTGCATTGATTACAGCCTCAAAATACCCCGAAAAAATAAGAGCAACCATTTGTGAAGCCGGACATATTTTCGTGGAAGATGTAACTGTAAAAGGTGTGAAAGACGCTTTGGAAGCTTATCAGACCACCAACCTTCCGGAACGTTTACAGAAATACCACAGAGATAAAGTTCCGATGATGGTAAAAGCATGGACGAAAATCTGGCTGAGCGAAAGATTCAGAAGCTGGAATATAGAATATCTCCTGAAAGATATTCAATGTCCTTTACTGTTTATCCAGGGAGAAGCCGACGAATATGGGACTCTCAATCAGGTAGAAAAAACAATCTCTCAGGTAAGTGGAAGTGCGGAAAAATTTATCATTCCAAATATCGGGCATACTCCGCATAAAGAATGTCCGGAGCTTGTTTTGAACAGGGCAGTTGAATTTATTAATAATGTAATGAACCATCAATAA
- a CDS encoding type VI secretion system contractile sheath small subunit, with protein sequence MAMFNYGVGGNEVKVDANEAIQEIQENKSLIVSQLTTEESYTPEIVTGLKTVEDVFKHFQPSVNVQHETEEGNVVEEEFRFQNLADFTPKNLIQKSDYLQQLSMEQEQYNKIVRQLKTNKILRNMLENEQTRAAFVEVLKEVAQELEK encoded by the coding sequence ATGGCAATGTTTAATTATGGTGTTGGCGGCAACGAGGTAAAAGTAGACGCTAATGAAGCTATTCAGGAAATACAAGAAAATAAGTCTCTGATAGTAAGCCAGCTTACAACAGAAGAATCTTATACCCCTGAAATTGTAACAGGATTAAAAACAGTGGAAGACGTCTTCAAACATTTCCAACCTTCTGTAAATGTACAACATGAAACGGAAGAAGGCAATGTGGTGGAAGAAGAATTCCGTTTTCAAAATCTTGCGGATTTCACTCCCAAAAATCTTATTCAGAAATCAGATTATTTGCAGCAGCTAAGCATGGAGCAGGAGCAATATAATAAAATTGTCCGTCAGCTAAAGACGAATAAGATTCTGCGTAATATGTTAGAAAATGAGCAGACAAGAGCTGCTTTTGTGGAAGTGTTGAAAGAAGTGGCACAAGAACTTGAAAAATAA
- a CDS encoding PfkB family carbohydrate kinase translates to MKLLVVGSVAFDAIETPFGKTDKILGGAATYIGITSSILGVKSGIVSVVGGDFPQEYLDMFTDRDVNIEGIEIVKEGKTFFWAGKYHNDLNTRDTLATEVNVLENFDPKIPDSMQDAEILLLGNLHPGVQLSVLEKMNKRPKLVILDTMNFWMDTAWDVLMDMIAKTDVITINDEEARQLSGEYSLVKAAKKIHTMGPKYVIIKKGEHGALLFHDNNVFAIPALPLEEVFDPTGAGDTFAGGFAAYLAKKGKIDFETMKSALIVGSAMASFTVEKFGTERIQEVKEADMFSRLRQFKELTTFDVELQ, encoded by the coding sequence ATGAAACTTTTAGTTGTAGGAAGTGTTGCATTTGATGCAATTGAAACACCATTTGGTAAAACAGATAAAATCTTAGGAGGTGCAGCCACTTATATCGGAATCACATCGTCTATCTTAGGAGTGAAATCCGGAATCGTTTCTGTAGTAGGAGGAGATTTTCCGCAGGAATATCTTGATATGTTTACAGACAGAGATGTAAATATTGAAGGAATTGAAATCGTAAAAGAAGGAAAAACATTCTTCTGGGCAGGGAAATATCATAATGATCTGAATACAAGAGATACATTAGCTACTGAAGTAAACGTTTTAGAAAACTTCGATCCTAAAATCCCGGATTCTATGCAGGATGCTGAAATTTTATTATTAGGAAATCTTCACCCGGGAGTTCAGTTGTCCGTTCTTGAAAAAATGAATAAGCGTCCGAAACTTGTTATTCTTGACACGATGAATTTCTGGATGGATACAGCTTGGGATGTTTTGATGGATATGATTGCTAAAACTGATGTCATTACTATTAATGATGAAGAAGCAAGACAGCTTTCTGGAGAATATTCTTTGGTGAAAGCCGCTAAAAAAATCCATACCATGGGACCGAAATATGTGATCATCAAAAAAGGAGAGCACGGCGCTTTGCTTTTCCATGATAATAATGTTTTTGCAATTCCGGCATTACCGTTAGAAGAAGTTTTCGATCCGACAGGAGCTGGAGATACTTTTGCGGGAGGTTTTGCCGCTTATCTTGCTAAAAAAGGTAAAATTGATTTCGAAACCATGAAATCTGCATTAATCGTAGGATCTGCAATGGCATCCTTTACCGTTGAAAAATTCGGGACAGAAAGAATTCAGGAAGTAAAAGAAGCGGATATGTTCAGCAGATTAAGACAATTCAAAGAACTGACAACTTTTGATGTTGAGCTACAATAA
- a CDS encoding DUF5458 family protein, translated as MDSKLQAAESQQQGQQQHAGQPKGNPLAELNKIGGFGFVESVVDGIANMNPTRKARKEIFLNDSNKGEERKELLQKINLWINLLEGNESADKMAETCKNKAQQADQNLKTNLKNTLDAVRLLETNYRTVAQFYKNTELDKVDNVSIVNASLDQVSDLDNPLFIDAIAEEFKNYYDRLDLRDNYSILAIPGYLGSNKVIEKWAKICNENKVMMVTDFANLDKPDDVVDLFHSANLTGGELHRSNVIMTCNWLVGRGKAEEVGEEENVELPPSTSLAGKIHKTLMSQVAAGKKHGNINEVDAVKFELKKSEISQLEKMGLVPMVNEYGKIMAFSAKTLFTGDNIGLQTYSVVRVFDYVTKVLLDFLNRRAFENWNARNEDDLRRQIVSFLDGIKGPDKLIEKFKIVRFEQDKVNKDRVWLDIRLTPYFPTKSFVIKLDGHKGDDGNEWDAEYTQE; from the coding sequence ATGGATAGTAAATTACAGGCAGCTGAAAGCCAACAACAAGGACAACAGCAACACGCAGGACAGCCGAAAGGAAATCCTCTTGCCGAACTCAATAAAATAGGAGGTTTTGGTTTTGTTGAATCTGTTGTGGATGGCATTGCCAATATGAACCCTACAAGAAAAGCTAGGAAAGAAATCTTCCTAAACGATAGCAACAAAGGAGAAGAAAGAAAAGAGCTTCTACAGAAAATCAACCTTTGGATCAATCTTTTAGAAGGAAATGAATCTGCTGATAAAATGGCAGAAACTTGCAAAAACAAAGCACAACAGGCAGATCAGAACTTAAAGACCAATCTGAAAAACACATTGGATGCTGTCCGCTTATTAGAAACCAATTACAGAACAGTAGCTCAATTTTACAAAAATACAGAACTCGATAAAGTAGATAATGTAAGTATTGTAAATGCAAGCTTAGACCAGGTTTCTGATTTGGATAATCCTTTGTTTATCGATGCTATTGCTGAGGAATTCAAAAACTATTACGACCGTTTAGATCTAAGAGATAACTACTCAATTTTGGCAATCCCAGGTTACTTAGGATCCAATAAAGTGATTGAAAAATGGGCGAAAATCTGTAACGAAAACAAAGTAATGATGGTTACCGATTTTGCCAATCTTGATAAGCCTGATGACGTAGTAGATTTATTCCATTCCGCGAATCTTACAGGCGGAGAATTGCACAGAAGTAATGTGATTATGACGTGTAACTGGCTTGTCGGCCGTGGTAAAGCAGAAGAAGTGGGGGAAGAGGAGAATGTAGAACTTCCACCTTCCACCTCATTAGCTGGAAAAATTCATAAGACACTCATGTCGCAGGTTGCAGCAGGTAAAAAGCATGGTAACATCAATGAAGTAGATGCTGTAAAATTCGAATTGAAAAAAAGCGAAATTTCTCAGCTGGAAAAAATGGGATTAGTTCCTATGGTTAATGAATATGGAAAAATCATGGCTTTTTCAGCAAAAACATTATTTACAGGAGACAATATCGGGCTTCAGACTTATTCGGTAGTTCGTGTATTCGATTATGTAACCAAAGTTTTGTTAGACTTCTTAAACAGAAGAGCTTTCGAAAACTGGAATGCCAGAAACGAAGACGATCTTAGAAGACAAATTGTAAGCTTCCTTGACGGAATTAAAGGACCGGACAAGCTGATTGAGAAATTCAAAATTGTTCGTTTCGAACAGGATAAAGTAAATAAAGACAGAGTTTGGCTGGATATTCGTTTGACGCCTTATTTCCCTACAAAAAGTTTTGTTATTAAACTAGACGGACACAAGGGAGATGACGGAAATGAATGGGATGCTGAATACACTCAGGAATAA
- a CDS encoding NAD(P)H-dependent flavin oxidoreductase, with protein MSNFIDFNSARKLKEMQQSQNRITQLFNIQYPIIQAGMIWHSGWRLASAVSNCGGLGLIGAGSMYPDILRENIQKCKQATDKPFGVNVPMLYPNLDEVIQIILEEGVKIVFTSAGNPKTYTETLQKEGLKVAHVVSSTKFAMKCEDAGVDAVVAEGFEAGGHNGRDETTTFCLIPNVRKHISKPLIAAGGIALGSQMKAAMILGADGVQIGSRFAATVEASAHENWKRKITELQEGDTHLTLKELAPVRMVKNKFFNELEEIYNVGRNKESLIASLGRARAKKGMFEGDMEDGELEIGQVSALIDDILPVDAVFRNLLKEFEATHNPSL; from the coding sequence ATGAGCAATTTTATAGATTTTAATTCAGCAAGAAAGCTTAAAGAAATGCAGCAAAGTCAAAATAGAATTACGCAACTATTTAATATACAGTATCCTATTATTCAGGCAGGAATGATTTGGCATTCCGGATGGAGATTGGCTTCCGCAGTTTCTAATTGTGGTGGCTTAGGATTAATCGGAGCGGGGAGTATGTATCCGGACATTTTAAGAGAAAACATCCAAAAATGTAAGCAGGCTACGGATAAACCTTTCGGGGTGAATGTGCCTATGCTATACCCGAATCTGGATGAAGTGATTCAGATTATTTTGGAAGAAGGAGTGAAGATTGTTTTTACTTCCGCAGGAAACCCTAAAACCTATACCGAAACCCTTCAGAAAGAAGGTTTAAAAGTTGCTCACGTAGTTTCGTCTACCAAATTTGCGATGAAGTGTGAAGATGCAGGAGTAGATGCCGTAGTTGCTGAAGGTTTTGAAGCAGGAGGTCACAACGGAAGAGATGAAACTACAACATTTTGTTTAATTCCCAACGTAAGAAAACATATTTCAAAGCCATTAATTGCTGCAGGAGGAATTGCTTTAGGTTCTCAGATGAAAGCTGCCATGATTCTCGGTGCAGACGGAGTTCAGATCGGTTCCCGTTTTGCAGCCACTGTAGAAGCAAGTGCACACGAAAACTGGAAACGAAAAATTACAGAGCTTCAGGAAGGAGATACCCATTTAACATTAAAAGAATTGGCGCCTGTAAGAATGGTTAAAAACAAGTTCTTTAATGAATTGGAAGAGATTTATAATGTAGGAAGAAATAAAGAATCTTTAATTGCTTCTTTAGGCCGTGCAAGAGCTAAGAAAGGAATGTTCGAAGGAGATATGGAGGACGGAGAGCTGGAGATCGGGCAGGTTTCCGCTTTAATTGATGATATTCTTCCAGTAGATGCTGTTTTCAGAAATTTATTAAAAGAATTTGAAGCAACACATAATCCAAGTTTATAA
- the gldD gene encoding gliding motility lipoprotein GldD: MIKNVIFIFLALVLVSCGKDSVPKPYGELRLEYPAPKYQKFENNCAYTFEYSDFAKITDAKRPCWYYLNYPKMKAKVFITYFPIKNDFVDHLKEAEKMVYEHTVKASSIDTKSFEYPEKKVFGNFYELKGQSASNLQFYVTDSTKHFVTGYLYFNTRPKPDSLAPAVNYIKQDMKHLLDTFEWKN; encoded by the coding sequence ATGATTAAAAACGTCATTTTTATTTTTTTAGCCTTAGTTTTAGTGTCTTGCGGTAAAGATTCTGTTCCCAAACCTTATGGAGAACTTCGTCTGGAGTATCCTGCTCCTAAATATCAGAAATTTGAGAACAACTGTGCATACACTTTCGAATATTCGGACTTTGCTAAAATTACGGATGCGAAAAGACCTTGCTGGTACTATCTGAATTATCCTAAAATGAAGGCAAAAGTATTTATTACCTATTTTCCGATCAAGAATGATTTCGTAGATCATTTGAAAGAAGCCGAGAAAATGGTATATGAACATACGGTAAAAGCCAGCTCAATCGATACAAAATCATTTGAATATCCTGAGAAAAAAGTCTTTGGTAATTTTTATGAGCTGAAAGGACAGAGTGCTTCCAATCTTCAGTTTTATGTTACGGATAGTACAAAGCACTTTGTAACGGGATATCTTTACTTTAATACAAGACCAAAACCAGATTCATTGGCTCCGGCTGTCAACTATATCAAACAGGATATGAAGCATTTGCTGGATACCTTTGAATGGAAAAATTAA
- a CDS encoding peptidylprolyl isomerase, which produces MINKLKITFLFGIFMLIFSANVKAQLKKGQLVDGIAAVIGDEIVLESDVEEQMNYGKQQGISSVDKCEFLENLINNKLLVYEAKRDTLIDNRSAAIKEGANAKYQQLLSQFPDEKTMLAAYKFRNAYEMKNTIEKIDTDQYYGQAKYQRITEKADVTPNEVTDFYNLYKSQLPEIKDEVSLGQIMMYPKLTEAHKQELINRLKKVKQDILGGESFESQARIYSEDEGSAVNGGLIKNIYKGQMVKPFEAAALNLQEGEISDPIESEFGYHIIQLVKKTGKMYDARHILLMATPTDEEISTAKKKLDSIRTLIMDGKISFKDAAFKFSDDKKTKFNGGLVPGADGSSKIERESIPGVITYELAGLKKGDITTAFEDAENKRKVVKIIKIEDEIPSHKITLETDYDRIKQLALNKKRNEMIEKFVNSKLPTTFISIDGRYDSCSFKGNWKKESLKK; this is translated from the coding sequence ATGATAAATAAACTAAAAATCACTTTTCTTTTTGGGATTTTCATGCTGATTTTCTCTGCCAACGTAAAGGCTCAGCTTAAGAAGGGGCAGTTGGTAGACGGTATTGCAGCGGTAATTGGAGATGAAATCGTTCTGGAATCTGATGTAGAAGAGCAAATGAATTATGGAAAACAGCAGGGAATTTCCAGTGTAGATAAATGTGAGTTTTTGGAAAACTTAATTAATAATAAACTTTTAGTATATGAAGCTAAAAGAGATACATTAATTGATAACCGTTCTGCAGCTATCAAAGAAGGTGCAAATGCAAAATATCAGCAGTTACTTTCTCAGTTCCCGGACGAGAAAACAATGTTGGCAGCTTATAAGTTTAGAAATGCTTATGAAATGAAGAATACGATCGAGAAAATTGATACCGATCAGTATTACGGACAGGCTAAGTACCAAAGAATTACGGAAAAAGCTGACGTTACACCCAACGAAGTGACTGATTTTTACAATTTGTATAAATCACAGCTGCCGGAAATTAAAGACGAAGTGTCTTTAGGGCAAATCATGATGTATCCTAAATTAACGGAAGCTCATAAGCAAGAACTAATCAACAGACTTAAGAAAGTAAAACAGGATATTCTTGGAGGAGAAAGCTTTGAAAGTCAGGCCAGAATTTACTCTGAAGACGAAGGTTCTGCTGTAAACGGAGGTTTAATAAAGAACATTTATAAGGGTCAGATGGTAAAGCCTTTCGAAGCGGCAGCATTAAACCTGCAGGAAGGAGAGATCTCAGATCCTATAGAATCTGAATTCGGATATCACATTATCCAATTGGTAAAAAAGACAGGGAAAATGTATGATGCAAGACACATCTTGTTGATGGCTACTCCTACAGATGAGGAAATCAGTACAGCTAAAAAGAAGCTGGACAGTATCAGAACCCTTATTATGGATGGGAAGATTAGTTTTAAAGATGCCGCATTCAAATTCTCAGATGACAAGAAAACTAAATTCAACGGAGGATTAGTTCCGGGAGCGGACGGTTCAAGTAAAATAGAAAGAGAAAGTATTCCGGGAGTAATTACTTACGAATTGGCAGGTCTTAAAAAAGGAGATATTACTACAGCATTTGAAGATGCGGAGAACAAAAGAAAAGTAGTGAAAATCATTAAGATTGAAGATGAAATTCCTTCTCACAAGATTACCCTGGAAACAGATTACGACAGAATAAAGCAGCTGGCTCTCAATAAAAAGAGAAATGAAATGATCGAAAAGTTTGTAAATTCAAAATTGCCGACCACTTTTATTTCAATCGATGGCCGATACGATTCTTGTAGTTTCAAAGGAAATTGGAAAAAAGAATCTCTTAAAAAATAA